Proteins from a genomic interval of Providencia stuartii:
- a CDS encoding universal stress protein: MYNKILVPIDLLEDSLNPQIIKHIEELSKLGSPEIHFLSVIPSAELFFGIEVTILPESHKNSAERSILALRALEEVIKDINIPDDKMVCKIGIGSAKDEILSYADDIEANLIVIGSHRPSASTYLLGSTASTLVRHAKTSVLVIR, from the coding sequence ATGTATAATAAAATTTTAGTCCCTATCGACCTACTAGAAGATTCGCTTAATCCACAAATCATCAAACATATTGAAGAGCTATCAAAATTAGGTTCCCCTGAAATCCACTTCTTATCAGTGATCCCAAGCGCTGAACTATTTTTTGGTATTGAAGTGACTATTCTGCCTGAAAGTCATAAAAACTCAGCGGAGCGTTCTATTCTCGCACTCAGAGCGTTAGAAGAAGTGATCAAGGACATCAATATCCCTGATGACAAAATGGTATGTAAAATTGGCATTGGTTCAGCCAAAGATGAAATACTCAGTTATGCCGATGATATCGAAGCTAACTTAATTGTAATAGGTTCCCATCGACCAAGTGCCTCAACCTATTTACTTGGTTCGACCGCATCTACGCTTGTTCGCCATGCCAAGACATCGGTACTGGTCATTAGATAA